The proteins below are encoded in one region of Paralysiella testudinis:
- a CDS encoding OmpA family protein — MTQAPTRCALLCAGLLLAIGSAQAADTPFSPKPVTYGWQGAGNYITGTQLAGVEQHIRSHAPVNAGNNRAFQKALCTLDLAKHSYRETNTKGITEHLAGEALALSAAAQQNGNPGQMAPLPGTPRRFTDHWAKIADLKQAVDGKQCAVTQLECAEVALAGAEYETQEGYGRHRNHGVAWLKQAEQLMAEGEAAVAACAEPAAESSAAETFSLDTDTLFAFGSARLSSDGQQRIHAFAQRLQAHQHRISTLQISGHADRIGSASLNRELSAQRAEAVAAILRRHLSAVPADRIHTVGKGSSEPLVQCAGNKPTAALKSCLQPNRRVTVTVTGVYS, encoded by the coding sequence ATGACCCAAGCCCCAACCCGCTGCGCTTTGCTGTGTGCCGGGCTACTGCTGGCCATTGGTTCGGCACAGGCTGCGGATACACCGTTCAGCCCCAAGCCGGTGACTTACGGCTGGCAGGGTGCCGGTAACTACATTACCGGCACGCAACTGGCCGGTGTGGAACAGCACATCCGCAGCCACGCCCCCGTAAACGCCGGCAACAACCGCGCCTTTCAAAAAGCCCTGTGCACTCTTGATTTGGCCAAACACAGCTATCGTGAAACCAATACCAAAGGCATTACCGAACATCTGGCCGGTGAGGCACTGGCCTTAAGTGCCGCCGCACAGCAAAACGGCAACCCCGGCCAAATGGCACCTTTGCCCGGTACACCGCGCCGGTTTACTGATCATTGGGCCAAGATCGCCGACCTGAAACAGGCTGTCGACGGCAAACAGTGTGCAGTCACCCAGTTGGAATGTGCCGAAGTGGCGCTGGCCGGTGCCGAGTATGAAACACAGGAAGGCTATGGCCGCCACCGTAACCACGGCGTTGCTTGGCTCAAGCAGGCCGAGCAGCTGATGGCCGAAGGTGAGGCCGCTGTGGCTGCCTGCGCGGAACCCGCAGCAGAAAGCAGCGCAGCCGAAACCTTCAGCCTTGATACCGACACCCTGTTTGCCTTCGGCAGCGCCCGTTTGTCGAGCGACGGCCAACAGCGCATCCATGCTTTTGCCCAACGCCTGCAAGCACATCAACACCGCATCAGTACCTTGCAGATTAGCGGCCATGCCGACCGCATCGGCAGTGCATCGCTAAACCGAGAACTCTCTGCACAACGCGCCGAAGCCGTGGCGGCCATTCTGCGCCGGCACCTGAGTGCTGTTCCTGCCGATCGCATCCACACCGTCGGCAAAGGCAGTAGTGAACCGCTGGTGCAATGTGCCGGCAACAAACCCACCGCAGCCCTGAAAAGCTGCCTGCAACCCAACCGCCGTGTCACGGTTACCGTGACCGGCGTTTATTCTTAA